The Mauremys reevesii isolate NIE-2019 linkage group 1, ASM1616193v1, whole genome shotgun sequence genome segment ctttagattttcttcccTTGGGACCTtatctaccagttctctgagtttgttaaagtttgatttttttaaactccatTGTCCATTTTCTGCTGCTCTCATGCCTTGTTTCCTCCGGATCTGTTATTTTATGATCACTTTCACACATATTGCCTACCACCTTCATATTCATATTCTGTTGGTCAGTAttaagtctaaaatggctgtccgcTTGGGTTACTTGCCTTACTTTCTGAAATTAattccaagaacttactggaaattttgtaaaagcagcaaagaatcctgtggcaccttatagactaacagacgttttggagcatgagctttcgtgggtgaatacccacttcgtcggatgcaagaccgACAATGTACTTgcatccagactaatacggctacccctttgatacttggaaattttgtgttttctcATATTTCTTTTCCAGCAGATGTCTGGGTATTACCAGGTGTTGAGAGTTGGATAtttgtttgttctagaaatgcttcatccacctcctcttcctacagtggtggtctatagtagactgCTTCCATGACATCATCGCTAATTTTTCTCCCTTTTATCTTTACACAGAGACCTTCAGCTGTCTACCGCTCACCTCCTTCTGTACTTCAGAACAAGTTtttatattcttgatgtataatgcaacaccaTTTCCTTTGTTAGACCTGTCTTTTTGTGTAGTTACATTAAAAAAAGGtgttttaaatctaaaatttgtttactttttttgtaCATAGGCAAATGAACGTCTGACATCTGGGGAAATAACACAAGATGAGTTTCTTGTTGTGGCTCATCAGATTCGTCAACTGTTCCAATATCAGGAAGGAAAGCACAGATGCAATGTGTGGGATAGTCCTACAGAAGAAAAATGTGGTATGAAGAAGAAACCCCTTCTGTCTGATGCTGAATTAACGTATTATGAACATAAAGCTAAACTGAAAAGAACACAAGTTCAGCATTCATTTCCAAGACTTGATCTGTTAGATCCTGATGATATTTTAGGGTATGATTTGACTAATGCATTGCTTTCTGGAATAGAATGTGAGCAAACAAAAGGTAAACGTGGAGGACAATTTGACAGAAAAGAGCAATTTGGAGAAAGGTCAAGACGGCATTCTCCTATAAGTGGCAGTAGACCGTATGCTGATGATCTTTCACCACTCGAGAGCCGGCGAAGACATGATGAGCAAAATTCTTCCAAAGGAACACGAAGTTCTAAAAACTTCGATCCTTATGATAGCTGGGGAGAATCAGATGAATTTAGAGATGCACTCAGGCAACAAGGGAAAAGCATACCAGAGTTTCAAAAAATTGATGGAGATGGATTCTGCAAATTTGATAATCGTGAAGAAAGACAGCTGGTTGGACAGAGTGGTacgtattttatttttaaattcttgaGGTTAGGTATCTTGCAGAATTTCAGTAAgttaactatttttttaaattttaggtgTTCGAGAGGAACCGAGGTCCCCATTCAGTGAACGTTTCAAGAGACCTAGATATGAAGATCCAGAGAAAACATCATTTATAGAGAGTCCAGGATCAAGATTTGGAGGCATTGACGTAAAGCAGAGATTAGGTGCACTCATGGAAGACAGACCGCTATTTGATGGCTCACCTAGACAGCCTGctgcaaggggagggggagatggacaAGCTGGTCATTTTGTTGATGGGCCTTCTAATAATTCAAGCCCTAGAATTGAAGGGCCACCTGTACAGGCTCCTATGAGGTTTGAGGGGCCCCTTGGTCAGGTGGGAGGAGGAGCTGCCTCACAGTTTGATGGGCCACTGggacaggcagggggagggggtgccctAAGATTTGATGGGCCACCAGGGCAGATAGGCACCCTCAGGTTTGAGGGGCCCCTGGGGCAAGTGGGTGCAGGGGGCGCACTAAGGTTTGAAAGCCCTCTGGGGCAAGTAGGGGGTACTTTAAGGTTTGAGGGGCCTGTGGGTGGTCGCAGGTTAGAGGGGCCTGCAGGCCAGACTATGGGTGGTCTCAGATTTGAGGGGCCTCATGGTCAGCCATCGGGTGGTCTCAGGTTTGAGGGACCCCATGGTCAACCTATGGGGCCTCATGGCCAACCAGGGGGTGGACTCAGATTTGAGGGACCCCATGGTCAACCTATGGGGCCTCGTGGTCAACCAGGGAGTGGTCTCAGGTTTGAGGGGCCACATATCCAACCAATGGGGCCCCATGGTCAACCAGGGAGTGGTCTCCGTTTTGAGGGGCCACATGGTCAGCCTGTAGGGCCACATGGTCAACCAGGAGGAGGTCTGCGTTTTGAGGGGCCCCATGGTCAGTCTGTAGGGCCACATGTCCAGGGAGGGGGTGGTCTCAGATTTGAAGGTCCACATGTCCAGCCAGGGCTTGGTCCTAGGTTTGAGGGTCCATCGGTCCAGACGGGAGGTGGACTTAGATTTGAAGGGCCTTTGGGTCAGACTGGTCCAAGATTCGATGGCTGTCATTCGTCCAGATTTGATAGTCAGCCTGGTCAGCTATCACTTTTGCAAAGATTTGATGGATTACATGGACAACCTGGCCCAAGATTTGAAAGGGCACCTGGTCAACAGACACCTCCTCGGTTTGATGGACCACCTGGTCAGCAGCCACGATTTGATACACCAGTACCTCAAAGGTTTGAAGGTCCACAACACCAGCCAGGTTCAAGGTTTGCAATGCCCCTTGGTCTTCAAGGTCCAAGGTTTGAAAATGTAGCTAACGCTCCTGCCTCAAGACTGGAAACAGTATCTTATGGGCAAACTGGTCCATACAGTGAACATCCCAATCAGACTTACAATGGACCATCCCATGGGATGCAGTTCCAGAGACCTGAAATGTTTGATGCCTCTCAAGGACCAAATTTTAATGGGCCACCTGGCCCTGGAGCACAGAACTTTCCCAATCCACTTAACAGAGCATCTGGACATTATTTTGACGACAAGAATCTTCAGGGTCCTCAATATGGAAACTTCAATACCATGCCTAATTCTATGTCAGTAGGAAATACTCAGCAACCACAGCAGGTAAGATTGTTTAGTATTAAACTTGCCTACATCTATGTAGCAAAATTTTATGACTTTATGAGTGCTTAGGATACAGCACCACTACAGATGGTTTCAAATTTAAAAAGTCTTAATTTGAATATATCCGTAATTGTCTACAATCATCATTTTAAAGTGACATAGTCTGATAATTTTAGTTCCaaattgaagggttttttttagagAAACATCCTAATCTATTAAGaaaatttaagttttttttttttttaaatagattcaGGTATTTCCAAGCATGTTTTAGAAGTTCCCCTGCAGTGTGTACACCTGAAAGTGTAACCTGATCAAAACAATAATGAAACGGTTCTATTTCCACTACGCCCTTGAATGCAAAAATAGCTGGGATTGGAGTTATAAATCATGTGCAGTATTTTAACTACCCTTTGCACAAAATGAATTCCATGGAAAATGTTAAACTTAGGTGCATATAAACGCTCCTGATATTTCTGCAAAAGAAGTAAAGGCCAAATGCTACCTAACAAGTGTAGATAAGTAGGACAAAGCTGGTGTGGATATGTGTGGGGCATGTAGTGCACACAGGGTTTATTTCAGCTGGCCCTGTTAGAGCTGTAGAATTTAGTGCCCTCAGGAGGGAGGAAGGTTGTTAGGAAATAGGGGATTTTGGCACACTCAAACTATTTGTTGGACAAAAAGTGCCTGTTTAGCACACATCTTTCATCCATGGGTGAGGTCAGTTGGCTTCAGTATTGATGATTGTCTTGCAAAAATCCTCTTCAGTAGGAGGAGTTGGTGTTAAACATCTTTAACAAAGTTGATTAGAAAATTTGAATTCTACAAGCATTCTTCATTCTGAGGGTGTAAGTTGAATGTGATACGAAGAATTACTAATTAAATGAATACAAGTAGTTAGGTGTTCTCATACCACCTATACTGGTAAAATTTTAAAGAACACCAAAGCCAACAGGCATGAATCCAGAAATATATGCTGAAGGAACTTACTAATCAACTGCCTTCTACAAAACTGTAGCAGAAGTAATTATAAAAAATTACTTTTCCCCTCTGAAATTCACTAGCATTTATTTCTTTTTTGGAGACATCCTGGATTTCGTTATTTTTTGGTATAACTGGTACCATTTACATTTTCAGCTAAAAATCTGAGTATATTTACTTCATATTGGAGTTTACTTAAAAATGAGTCCAATTTGGGTGAAAAGGAACAATTTAAAAGAAGCAATGATGAGTCAGTATTGGAAAGTGAATTTAAAATGTGCAGGCCTGATGGCTAAAAGAAACAAATATCCCTTATTAAATAAGTAAGCATGGAAGGACTTGTGCATTTCATTAGGtctgcccccccacccaatgcTTGGCAATAAAAATATAGTTTGAAATACTGTGGTGTCAATTTATAAGGAGCCTTCAGAAACGTACGGCGGCATTCCCCCTTCATGGATATAAATAGgtaaatgcataatgcagagaatcccaaactgtggagcaGAATGTTcaggggggcacagctggggcctgggccagcccccatggggtgcggggagggagtgCCACTCAGCTCCGCTCCTGGCCCCGGCTACCGGCCCCAGCCCCCGTACCCCTGTCCATGtccccccctcctggagccatggTCTCGCTCCTTCCCCCAGCTTAGGAGGAAGGGGGGGGTAAGAGTGGGGcgtgaggtaaaaagtttggggaccactggcataatgggcttaaattgtagcaaagGAGATTTAAGTTGAACATTATGAAAAACTTCCAAATTATTAGGGTAGTtgagcactggaacaaattatgtggggaggttgtggaatctctgtcattggatgttttaaagaacaggttagacaaacaactgtcagggatggtctagataatacttagtccttcctagggcagggaactggactagatgacctcttgaggtcctttccagtcctacgttTCTATGGTTCTATACTGGGGACACTTTAGGAATTAATAGTAAAATGTAAGAACATTTTGTAATTCAAATAGCTATGAGAAAAGTACATAACTTTTTACTTTTACAGGTTCCTGGTCTATCTGTATCTTCTCAACCTGGACCTTACAGTCAAGGACAAACGTATTTACCAGTACTTGCACAAAATCCTGGAAACTTTCAGAATCAAGCAGGTATATACACAATTTTTGTGCTGGCTATTTTAAACTAGTGTTCAAACTTTATTAATCAGAAACCACAGAATTTAGCTCCTCAGGTAATCCACATCTCATCTAAAGGACAGCACAGTACTTTCGATGTTGCCACTTAGCACTATTCTGGGGTCCTGGTTCAGTACTAGCTCAAGAAAGATTGCCATTTAATTGTTAATAAATACAATTTCTTTAATACTTGAATTTCTTTTGTGGAGGTCTCCCATTCAAGTATCAGTCAGGCCCGTTCCTGATTAGTTTGTTACCACATGTTTTTTGGTATGCTATGATGCTGAAAATGGTCTGCTTTTGTGTGGGTATGAGAAGACAAATGGGGACACAGTAGGGCTGATTTGCATATGCCAAGTTATGCAATTCACCCCTGCACATCAGAGCCCAAAATTAAACACTTCCAGAATGTAATAAGTGAACAAAGTCAAATAATTAAGCGTAAATATTTACTAGATTCAGACTAAGAAAATAACACATTCCAAAAACCTGTAGAGCAAGTATGGCTGGTTGTACCTTGGGTGGCAGACAGATCAGCACTTTGAAATCTTAATACTATGAGGGGAGGGAGCGACTGCAAAGGGAAACTGACTAACAAAAAAGACCAAGAAGGCACAAAACAAAAGGAGAAGAGACAGGGAAACAAATTAGTAAATGAAAAGCTGAAAAATGGGGGGAGcagtgaggggagagaaaaagatgAGATAAATAGGATGGCAAAATAGAGGTGCTTCTGTCTGAGGGCTACTCTTTTCTCTCAGCATGTGGCTTGGGTGATAAATATTCTTGGTGGTGATGTATAGAATGGAATGTAGTTGAGTAAGAAATGAACAACAGAGAACTGTGTTTAGCAACTTCTATTTCTTTAAAGCATTAACTtttcaaaaaaattattttaaatgagtATCATTAAAATAAACAAGATGATACATTCAAGAAAATCAAGCCTTAATATATATCATTGCTGTTTTTCTTCCCTTAGGGTCCCTTCCACTTTCATATCCTGATAATCACCTTGGCCAGCTTGATGTAAATGAGTTGTTCTCTAAACTGCTTTCAACGGGAATCCTCAAAGTGTCAAAAACTACTGATTCCACTTCAGCACGTATGTATAGCATTTATGCTCTTACTGTCCATTTTAACAGACGAGTGCAGTGAAAAACTCCCAGTAAAAATCTTGATATACAAGTAGTCTAATTTTCTATgtaatatgcattttaatgatTTTCTTATGGCAAATAAAACCAAGAAGTTGCTTTTGTTTTTATATGATGTCCCATAATTTGGAAGTGACCATTCTGGTACACATGATGAAGTGAACTGTGATTGGTAACTTCCTTTTAAAACTTCCACTATTGAACAGTTTACTTTGTAGATTTTAACTGACTAATATAGCCAGACTTGCAAATAAATCAATCTGTGTGTCTTTGGTACCATCCCCCAGTTGTTTGTTTtaatcaaaacaattttttaaaaatgtgtctgtgtTTGAAATTGCTTTAGCTTGTGTCTTTCATAGATTACTTTCCAAATCAAGGATTTGGATGAGTTAGAGAAGTCACTTGAAAACCACTTGCCCAAATTCAAATTGTTGACTAGTTATTAATTTGTGTACCGTTGTTTTAAGCTGTTACAGCACTGGATTGAATTGGTTAATGCTGTATTTGGCGTTATCATGTTCATTTTATTGTTTGAATAAGTGGAACTGTTTCAGAATGACATCTTGGGAAACTGACAGTTTTCCATCTGTGCTTTCTAGAAGTGAATGAAACTTCTACCCAACCAgctcctgaggaggaggaggatgaccaAGAGCAGAGTGAAGATCAAGACATCCCAGACCTCACTAACTTTACAGTTGAAGAACTAAAACAGTACGTGTTCTAATGTGGGCTCAGTGTGCAGTATGGGTAATCATGACACTAATATATAGGTGATTTAATTGTCTTTGTTTCAAGACAACTTGAGAACTTAATTGTAGAAGACTGTGAGACATCACAATAGAGTAAGGAGGGAGAAGGGATACAACTGTCAGTTTCATCATTGGATTCATTAATGTCATATCATTTGCATAAAGCCTTTCCGTGTGAAATATATTTATAAACATTTAATTCTTAGACAAGatgcttatttttttaatttgatctaatatttttaaatgcacgTCGAAGTAAATGGAACTGTTCATGTGCACAAaggtttgcagaattgggcccaatatGTTTAGGATTCACATCAATTTGCTTTTAGCTCATTGGAGCCAGTAGATCTAAATTGGCTAACATTATGTGCTAGTatgcttggaagggacctcaggaggtcatctagtccaacaccctgctcaaagcaggaccaattcccaacttaaatcatcccagccagggctttgtcaagcctgaccttaaaaacctctaaggaaggagattccaccacctccttaggtaacccattccagtgcttcaccaccttcctagtgaaaaagtttttcctaatatccaacctttCAATCCATTTTAGGTCTGTCACAAACTTGAAAACTGTGGAAACCTACACTCTGCCGGACACCTGTTTTTAGTTATATAGTGGCTTCACTCCTTTCTGTGTTGGCAATGAGAATCCAGCATACTTTATTGGAATGTTTTctcaccctttaaaaaaaaattaataacttTTCTGGTAAATGTTAAGCCTTTACAATTTTTTTCTCTTGTAGCCGTTATGATAGTGTTATAAATCGACTGTACACTGGTATTCAGTGTTACTCCTGTGGAATGAGGTTTACAACTTCACAGACTGATGTATATGCAGATCACTTGGATTGGCATTACCGACAAAATCGCACTGAAAAGGACATTAGCAGAAAAGTTACTCACAGGAGGTGGTACTACAGTTTAACAGTAAGTAATGCAATAATATCTTTCTCTGTATGTGCCTGAATGAATAGAAGGCAAAATTATTCTCTGTGCAATTGCACTGAATTCAGTTGTGTTGCATGGAatgtaaatcagcacagaatTCGGCCTTTGGTAATTAATCCTCTCagatttctccctcctcttttttctgacagtggctaTAAAAACATAAAAGAAAGGTATGAGGGAACTAATATAGTCTAAGACCGTTGACGCCTCTTTTGATAATCTCAGTAGAGAGCAATGATAAGAATGGGGATGGATGTTAAACTACATTGTCACTCCAAAGAGCGGTCCCTTTAGAACAGGCTTGAAGCACAATGGAGCAGTGTTAGGAAACTTGCACTGCTACTTGTCATGCTGTATCTGTAATGAGAGAGCTTTAGTTTCCAGTCCAGTCAAACTGACATCTTTTATTAAAAATGCTCACACACCTTCTCAAATATAAAATTTGGGGAACTGTATTTTAAATGTGTAAAAGTTATGATTAATGAAAAGATGGCTTGAATGTTATTTTTGTTAACTTCCTTAGGACTGGATAGAATTTGAAGAAATAGCTGATCTAGAAGAACGTGCAAAGAGCCAGTTCTTTGAAAAAGTACATGAAGAAGTTGTATTGAAGACACAAGAAGCTGCTAAAGAAAAAGAGTTTCAAAGTGTTCCTGCTGGACCAGCTGGAGTGGATGAGGTAAATTTGCATATTTAATTAGTCTTTGATTAGCCCACCTAGGGGTAAAGGTCTAATTTCTGAGCAGTCTTACGGCTTTTAATCCCTAAGTATTTTGTGTAAACTGTAAAGTTTCATCCTTATATCTAACAAATACAGGTTAGAATGTACCTATGTGGAAGCTGAAGCTTGTATTTAGCAGACTTGCAGTAGGAGAGATGACAGaggcaaacaaactgaaaaaattcTCTGTCAGCCAAATCACAAGCCTTATTCAGAGAAATTCCCATTGAGGCCAATAGAAATTGACCTTATTAAGGGCTGAGTAAGAACTAAGTACCTAAGCATTTAACCAAATAGCAACAAAATCATGACAGACATCTCTGAATTCTATTTAGGGAGGGAAGTTATGTAATCAAATATGAGCTGTTTTAATTGGCAAAATAGCAAGATGGACAAAAGTTTGTTACCTGGATTTGCTGATACTTTTGAATTTCGTAACAGTTGGCTACTGGCTACATACAGGATTTGCAGAAAACTGATGTGATGGCTGAATGAAAGCCTCTCTAAACTTGGAGATTTcgttttttaatttagaaaacgTAGTAACTTCATGTGATGCTAACAGTTAATCGAGAATGTGGAATCTAGTTGTCAGTTACAATTAGTCCATAGTTTGCAAATTgcaattaaataaataattagtGTCCATTTATGTTACCCTTTTCACTGTACAGTGCATACATAGGACTGCAGTGTATTCCAGTATATTTACCTTGATTGTCAAAAAGTCCCCCTTTCTTAGTAAACTGTAGTTAGCTGCTTCTCTAGAAACTGGTAAGCACAAAAGTGTTATATAAATGTTTATAAATTTACATAGCTGTGTCTTTTCCATCTTTCAGAGCTGTGAAATTTGCCAAGAGCAATTTGAACAATATtgggacgaggaagaggaagagtggCATCTAAAGAATGCTATTAGAGTAGAGGAAAAGGTATTCTGAGCATATTACTTTTGTATGTGTGACATTTGGGGTTACTAATTGCCAGGGTAGATGAGGTAATAGCACGAATATGCAAAGGGGCATGTGGTGGAGGGCAGCCCAGTCTGTCTTCACTCTTGAAGAGATTACTCTGCTGCTTTTTAGGTTCCATGGTGCACCAAAACATCAACACTATAGGGGGTACCCTTAAAGGGCTGATCTGTTAGCTCAGCTATACTTGGCTTCAGCACACCATGCAGCAGCAccataaataaaatacatgtagATATAAGTTCAGTAACTTGTACATAAATTTGTTTAACCAATTTACAATAATCACTAATGTAGTTCAGCCCTTTATATAATTTTTCCTTAACCTTATGAAAAAAATCCATAGTCAACATTTATATTTTGACACCATACCTCACTTACACCAGGATATAAATCCATGTCCAAAACTGtccaacatattaataaatgatgtggaaaaagggggtaaacagtgaggtggcaaaatttgcagaggatacaaaactattcaagatagttaagtccaaagcagactgcaaagaagtTACAAAGGGACTTCACAAAACTGAGtggactgggcaacaaaatggcagatgaaattcagtgttgataaatgcaaaataatgcacattggaaaacataatcctaactatacatatcaaatgatggggtctaaattagctgataccactcaagaaagatcttgagatcattgtggatagttctctgaaaacatccactcagtatggagcggcagtcaaaaaagctaacaaaatgttgggaatcattaggaaagagataagacagaaaatcatattacctctgtataaatccatggtatgcccacatctttaATAGGAGGTGCAGATCTgctcgtcccatctcaaaaatatatatattggaataggaacagaaaagggcaataaaaatgattgggggtatggaacagcttccatatgaggagagattaataagattgggagttttcagcttggaatagagatgactaagagagtatatgatagaggtttataaaatcctgactggtgtggagaaagtaaataaagaagtgttattgactcataacacaagaaatatAGGGgtctccaaatgaaattaataggcagcaggtttaaaacaaacaaaaggaagtatttcttcacacaatgcacagtcagcctgtggaactctttgtcagaggatgttgtgaaggccaagactataacggttcaaaaaagaactagaaaagttcctggaggataggtccatcaatggctattagcccggatgggcagggatggtgtcctgagcctctgtttgccagaagctgggaatgggtgacagtgaatcacttgatgattaaccTGTTCGgatcatttcctctgaagcacctggcattggccactgttggaagacaggattctgggatagatggacctttagtgtgacccagtatagccgttcttaaGTTATATTTATATGTAGTTAGAACATATGAAAGTCACACCAACCCTATATCAATCATTCTAACTATCTGAGTCtctggatgggggaagggagatagTTGAGGCAGACAAGGGGTGCTAATAAGTGGAGTTGAGGTCTTGAGAATTAACTGCTTAAACTGCATTCCTTGCTCTTTATGCTTAGTGTTGGTGGAACATGCAGTCTAATAACTTTACCATTAAGTTTTGGTTGAGAAATTAGATTTATGGTCAGCATTAAGGACAAGATATATTTTGCTCAGATTGCCTTTGGGCGTTAGAAGCTAAGCATGGAAGATTTTAGTTCAAAAGTGAATGTTCAGGGAAGCTAGGGGATGAGACAATGAAGTGCATAATCAAAACTGTTCTGCAAACCTAATTTCATAACCTGTGCAACTGCTGTAAAATATGCATTTGTGTGTTCAAATATGTAGAGAAGTCacatggtttttctttttttagattTACCATCCATCATGTTATGAAGATTACCAAAAGGCAAGTGCATCTCTATTTTTATTTCTGCTCAAACATTTTATTGTGAGGTTGATTTTTGTGTTGAGAGATTTATAATTTTGTGCGGAGAGAATGTATTCAGAGCatgctggataaattcatggtggctaagtccataaatggctattagccaggatgggtaagaatggtgtccctagcctctgttcgtcagaggatggagatggatggcaggagagagatcacttgatcattgcctgttagattcactccctcaggggcacctggcattggccactgtcggtagacagatactgggctagatggacctttggtctgacccggtacggcctttcttatgttcttatgtacccaTTTCTGTCACATGTGACTAGACAAGGAACTGCAAGAATGATGGTAATGGCAATTTTATAATTCAGAACTAGCTGGGAAGCTTATTGCTTATTTCTGATGTTGTGACATAACATGTCCTCTTACATGTGAAACAGCAGTAAATAGAAGCCATTAGTTGAATATATAGGTCAAGTATGGGGTTAAAGCTTTTAAATCTGAAGAATTTGCTGAATGGAGTAAATTAATACTGATGTGTTTTTAGTTTCTAACTTCCATTAGCTGTTTATTGTGAATTAATATAGGAATTCAAATTGATGTGTTGGGGTTAGTGAGGAGTGTACTGTGCTTTATGGCAATATACTAtatcagtggctttcaaccttttttcGTTTGCAGACctgtaaaaaatttcaaatggatgtGCGAACCcgtttggaaatcttagacatagtctgtgaaCCCCAGGGGTCTGCTTATTACAGGTTGAAAACCTGTAATGACAACCTTTTTTAGACCCCTTAG includes the following:
- the PCF11 gene encoding pre-mRNA cleavage complex 2 protein Pcf11 isoform X2 codes for the protein MSGPESSAGGAETREDACRDYQSSLEDLTFNSKPHINMLTILAEENVPFAKDIVSLIEAQIAKAPSTEKLPVMYLMDSIVKNVGREYLTAFTKNLVATFICVFEKVDENTRKSLFKLRSTWDEIFPLKKLYALDVRVNSLDPAWPIKPLPPNVNTSSIHVNPKFLNKSPEEPPAPTCTVSSSGTSTPPAVPEIQKNLTQEQLIRQQLLAKQKQLLELQQKKLELELEQTKAQLAVSLSVQQGATTMGSVQAPSSKQHVSQTPHMTVKAPHQASVQTEKNRPSPSSQFHDVKVVNRDPRLNRMAQHSSHAKDQSHRKEFLSSISQSDIKANKTVQAEKQNLSKQEKLKSSEKTQKKELDQLDAKSKSLSPLKSKLSHTKDVKSQECESMKVSEISKRDPRLKKHLQEKPDGKDDDTKEKRKSMERKEKEEHKTSEHRPVGSRNKVINGIVQKQDSITEESEKQSGKLGRSSNRKRSRSRSPKSRSPSTHSPKRRERRSPKRRLRSLSPTSSTPKIGKLRQSGPKQSHVEEFTLTTREERNSNKRNLKQDARDPRRLKKTQEDRPQETANQHSTKSTPEPKENVENWQGSKSSKRWKSGWEESKNPQQNDEHQGPSKSPHQRHREIWAASKGILSPRAPKQQHRLSVDANLQIPKELTSASKRELLKKANERLTSGEITQDEFLVVAHQIRQLFQYQEGKHRCNVWDSPTEEKCGMKKKPLLSDAELTYYEHKAKLKRTQVQHSFPRLDLLDPDDILGYDLTNALLSGIECEQTKGKRGGQFDRKEQFGERSRRHSPISGSRPYADDLSPLESRRRHDEQNSSKGTRSSKNFDPYDSWGESDEFRDALRQQGKSIPEFQKIDGDGFCKFDNREERQLVGQSGVREEPRSPFSERFKRPRYEDPEKTSFIESPGSRFGGIDVKQRLGALMEDRPLFDGSPRQPAARGGGDGQAGHFVDGPSNNSSPRIEGPPVQAPMRFEGPLGQVGGGAASQFDGPLGQAGGGGALRFDGPPGQIGTLRFEGPLGQVGAGGALRFESPLGQVGGTLRFEGPVGGRRLEGPAGQTMGGLRFEGPHGQPSGGLRFEGPHGQPMGPHGQPGGGLRFEGPHGQPMGPRGQPGSGLRFEGPHIQPMGPHGQPGSGLRFEGPHGQPVGPHGQPGGGLRFEGPHGQSVGPHVQGGGGLRFEGPHVQPGLGPRFEGPSVQTGGGLRFEGPLGQTGPRFDGCHSSRFDSQPGQLSLLQRFDGLHGQPGPRFERAPGQQTPPRFDGPPGQQPRFDTPVPQRFEGPQHQPGSRFAMPLGLQGPRFENVANAPASRLETVSYGQTGPYSEHPNQTYNGPSHGMQFQRPEMFDASQGPNFNGPPGPGAQNFPNPLNRASGHYFDDKNLQGPQYGNFNTMPNSMSVGNTQQPQQVPGLSVSSQPGPYSQGQTYLPVLAQNPGNFQNQAGSLPLSYPDNHLGQLDVNELFSKLLSTGILKVSKTTDSTSAQVNETSTQPAPEEEEDDQEQSEDQDIPDLTNFTVEELKHRYDSVINRLYTGIQCYSCGMRFTTSQTDVYADHLDWHYRQNRTEKDISRKVTHRRWYYSLTDWIEFEEIADLEERAKSQFFEKVHEEVVLKTQEAAKEKEFQSVPAGPAGVDESCEICQEQFEQYWDEEEEEWHLKNAIRVEEKIYHPSCYEDYQKASASLFLFLLKHFIVRLIFVLRDL